The following DNA comes from Allobranchiibius huperziae.
GGGTGTGGTGCTGCAGGTCGACCCGCCGGCGGACCACAAGGACTACCTGCACCGTGCCGGACGCACGGCGCGTGCAGGCGAGGCCGGCACCGTCGTCACCCTGGCCCTGCCGCATCAGCGCAAGGCCGTCACCCGGCTGCTGGAGCAGGCGGGCGTGGAGTCGGGGCTGCAGCGTGCGCGTCCGGGCGACGAGGTCATCCGGGCCACCGGCGGCCGCACTCCGCAGGAGCGCTCGATCTCCGACCAGGACCTGCACCGCATCCTCACCCCCAAGCGCGAGGCGGGTCGCGGCGGCGGTCGTGGCGGCTCCAGCCGTGGCGGTAGCGGTCGTCCGGGCAACTACCGAGGCGGTCCCGGTGGCGGCTCCGGCCGTCGTACCGACGGGCCCTACCGAGGTCGACCGAGGGGCTGACCCTCGAGTCTCGCGCGGGGCAGAATGAACGGCATGGACGATCTCACCGGTCGGCTGCTGATCGCCTCCCCGCGCGAGGGCATCGGCAGCGAGGAGGACGCCGAGGTCGACGTCTTCGACCGCAGCGTCGTCCTCGTCCTGCATCACGACGACGACGGCGCGCACGGGCTGGTCCTCAACCGACCGCTGGCGGCCGATGTCGACTCGGTCCTGCCCGGTTGGCAGGAGCACGTCAACGCTCCGCCGCTGATCTTCCAGGGCGGCCCGGTGTCCATGGACACCGCGCTCGGCCTGGTCCGGATGCCCGGCACCACCGAATCGGTCGGCATCAAGCGGTTGTTCGGGGCGGTCGGTCTGGTCGACCTCGACGCGCCGCCGCTCGTGGTCGTCCCGGAGGTCGCGGGCATCCGCATCTTTGCCGGCTACGCCGGATGGTCCGGGGGGCAGCTGGAGGGCGAGATCGACATGGGGTCCTGGTTCGTCGTGGACGCCGAGGCCGAGGACGCGTTCACGCTGCAGCCCGGTGACCTCTGGGCCAGCGTCCTACGGCGTCAGCGCGGCACGTTGCGCTTCCTTGCGTCCTACCCGGCGGATCCCTCGCTGAACTGACCGCGCGGCCGGCGGAATCTACACTTCAGGGATGACCTCGCCACTGGATCGCCCCGACTCCCCGCCCAGCCCGTTGGAGCAGCCGAGCGGCCCGCGCACCTCCACGTCGGTCCTCGAGCGCGAGGAAGTGGTCCACCAGGAGCAGGAGCCCGGCGACCACGAGCGATTCGCGCATTACGTGCGCAAGGAGAAGATCCTGGAGAGCGCGCTCTCGGGTGAGCCGGTGACCGCGTTGTGCGGCAAGGTCTGGGTCCCCGGGCGCGACCCGGAGAAGTTCCCGGTCTGTCCGACCTGCAAAGAGATATTCGACGGAATTCGCGCGCCCCAGGACGGCGGCGAGGGCAGCAACTGACCGCTGCTGCCTTTCACGCAGCGCCGTACCCGGATTCGGGCCGAGTATGCGCAGTACCGGCCCAAAGAGAGATTGCGTCGTTTTAATCACGCATCTGTTGACTCGGGTGTGGTAATGCGTGGACGGTGGGGGCTGGGTGCCAACGACGGTGTCCACGTCCACGAATTGTTGGAGGCTCGATCCTCATGGTGAGCACAGACCAGATCAAGGACATCCAGGGCGGCAAGGCACTGGACAGCGACGGCAGCAAGATCGGCTCGATCAGCCAGATCTACCTCGACGATCGTTCGGGCGAACCGGAATGGGCCACCGTGCATACCGGCCTGT
Coding sequences within:
- a CDS encoding DUF3039 domain-containing protein; its protein translation is MTSPLDRPDSPPSPLEQPSGPRTSTSVLEREEVVHQEQEPGDHERFAHYVRKEKILESALSGEPVTALCGKVWVPGRDPEKFPVCPTCKEIFDGIRAPQDGGEGSN
- a CDS encoding YqgE/AlgH family protein, which gives rise to MDDLTGRLLIASPREGIGSEEDAEVDVFDRSVVLVLHHDDDGAHGLVLNRPLAADVDSVLPGWQEHVNAPPLIFQGGPVSMDTALGLVRMPGTTESVGIKRLFGAVGLVDLDAPPLVVVPEVAGIRIFAGYAGWSGGQLEGEIDMGSWFVVDAEAEDAFTLQPGDLWASVLRRQRGTLRFLASYPADPSLN